In Geminicoccaceae bacterium, a single window of DNA contains:
- a CDS encoding SDR family NAD(P)-dependent oxidoreductase, whose amino-acid sequence MLEPNGRVVMVSGASRGIGRAVALKLASSGFKVSAGVRDPKSLEEGENLSVHFYDADKIGAAEAWVDATIQRWGGVDGVVNAAGIHHLVKVFEDGEEELDEMWRVNVMGPLRVIRAAVPHLEKSGIGRVVNIASNAGKRVPNNVGYSMTKFAVVALNHGVRREGWERGIRSTAICPGLVNTDMAKVFSLPPEEMSQPEDIAALVETALCVPNNAAVSELVVHCQFEPML is encoded by the coding sequence ATGTTGGAACCGAATGGTCGCGTTGTCATGGTCTCCGGTGCTTCGCGTGGCATTGGCCGGGCCGTGGCGCTGAAGCTTGCCAGTTCCGGGTTCAAGGTTTCGGCGGGCGTGCGCGATCCCAAATCCCTCGAAGAGGGAGAGAACCTTTCCGTTCATTTCTATGACGCCGACAAAATCGGCGCGGCCGAGGCTTGGGTGGACGCAACGATCCAGAGATGGGGCGGCGTCGATGGCGTCGTGAACGCGGCCGGAATTCATCATCTGGTAAAGGTCTTCGAGGATGGCGAGGAAGAGCTGGACGAAATGTGGCGGGTCAACGTGATGGGACCCTTGCGCGTCATTCGCGCCGCCGTACCGCATCTTGAAAAATCCGGTATCGGGCGCGTTGTGAACATCGCATCGAACGCAGGCAAGCGCGTGCCGAATAACGTGGGATACTCGATGACGAAGTTCGCAGTTGTTGCCCTCAATCACGGAGTCCGTCGCGAGGGGTGGGAGCGGGGCATCCGGTCGACCGCGATCTGCCCCGGACTGGTCAACACCGACATGGCGAAGGTCTTTTCGCTTCCGCCAGAGGAAATGTCCCAACCGGAAGACATCGCCGCCCTTGTGGAAACCGCGCTTTGCGTACCCAACAATGCGGCAGTATCCGAACTGGTCGTTCACTGTCAGTTCGAGCCAATGCTTTAG